One genomic window of Sphingopyxis sp. OPL5 includes the following:
- a CDS encoding GNAT family N-acetyltransferase, with protein MAEADPPARTISLGTGVAAIEAAAWDALHDGGNPFIGHAFLSLLERSGSVGPGTGWQVAPLLVEDEAGTLLAAAPAYLKTHSQGEYVFDHAWADAWARAGGDYYPKLQIAAPFTPVPGPRLLSQNRDDALLLIRAAEAVVRQNGLSSAHATFVAPDQMRLFEEAGWLVRRDIQFHFANAGYAGFDDFLGTLTSAKRKQLRKERARAVEGLRIEEFTGAAIRHEHWDAMWLFYQDTGARKWGQPYLTREAFDLMGAQMADDIILVLAYDANDRPLAGAMHFIGADTLYGRYWGCLVDIPYLHFELCYYRAIDIAIERGLGRVEAGAQGGHKLARGYGPVATWSAHYIADPGFRRAVADYLETERRAEEAEMDWLEGHMPFRRKD; from the coding sequence ATGGCCGAAGCCGACCCGCCCGCGCGCACCATCTCGCTCGGCACCGGCGTCGCGGCGATCGAGGCCGCGGCGTGGGATGCGCTCCACGACGGCGGCAACCCCTTCATCGGCCATGCCTTTCTGTCGCTGCTCGAACGATCGGGCAGCGTCGGGCCGGGCACCGGCTGGCAGGTGGCGCCGTTGCTCGTCGAGGATGAGGCGGGGACGCTGCTCGCCGCGGCGCCCGCCTATCTCAAGACCCACAGCCAGGGCGAATATGTCTTCGACCATGCGTGGGCCGATGCCTGGGCACGCGCCGGCGGCGATTATTATCCCAAGTTGCAGATCGCGGCGCCCTTCACCCCGGTGCCGGGGCCGCGCCTGTTGTCGCAGAATCGCGACGACGCGCTGCTGCTGATTCGCGCCGCCGAGGCGGTGGTGCGCCAGAACGGCCTGTCGTCGGCGCACGCCACCTTCGTCGCGCCCGACCAGATGCGGTTGTTCGAGGAGGCCGGCTGGCTCGTCCGCCGCGACATCCAGTTCCATTTCGCCAATGCGGGTTATGCCGGCTTCGACGATTTCCTTGGCACGCTGACCTCGGCGAAACGCAAGCAACTGCGCAAGGAGCGCGCGCGGGCGGTCGAGGGTCTGCGGATCGAGGAGTTCACCGGCGCCGCGATCCGCCATGAGCATTGGGACGCGATGTGGCTTTTCTATCAGGATACCGGCGCGCGCAAATGGGGCCAGCCCTATCTGACGCGCGAAGCGTTCGACCTGATGGGGGCGCAGATGGCGGACGATATCATTCTCGTCCTTGCCTATGACGCGAACGACCGGCCGCTGGCCGGCGCGATGCATTTCATCGGCGCCGACACGCTCTACGGGCGTTACTGGGGCTGCCTCGTCGACATCCCCTATCTGCATTTCGAACTATGCTATTACCGCGCGATCGATATCGCGATCGAACGCGGCCTGGGGCGGGTCGAGGCGGGTGCGCAGGGCGGGCACAAGCTCGCGCGGGGCTATGGCCCGGTCGCGACCTGGTCGGCGCATTATATCGCCGATCCGGGCTTCCGGCGCGCGGTCGCCGATTATCTGGAAACGGAACGCCGTGCCGAGGAAGCCGAAATGGACTGGCTCGAGGGGCATATGCCCTTCCGGCGAAAGGACTAG
- the galE gene encoding UDP-glucose 4-epimerase GalE: MTSAPAHPFTILVTGGAGYIGSHAVLALLDAGWSVTVLDNLVTGFRWAVPKAAAFYEGDIADAALVTRIVAEQDVGAIMHFAGSVVVPESVTNPLKYYDNNSARSRSLIDTAVHAGVRHFIFSSTAATYGIPDTIPVREDAPQRPINPYGMSKLMTEAMLADVAFAHDFNYAALRYFNVAGADPKARSGQSTAGATHLIKVAVEAALGRRSHVDVFGTDFATPDGTGVRDYIHVSDLAAAHLLALDALIANPQASHQLNCGYGRGFSVLEVLDAVDRATNRKIERRLGDRRAGDPDALIADNGAIRGTLGWQPQHADLDTIVAHALAWERALAERRLAA, from the coding sequence GTGACCTCTGCGCCTGCCCATCCCTTCACCATTCTCGTGACCGGCGGTGCCGGCTATATCGGCAGCCACGCGGTGCTCGCGCTGCTCGACGCCGGCTGGTCCGTTACAGTGCTCGACAATCTGGTAACGGGCTTCCGCTGGGCGGTGCCGAAGGCTGCGGCCTTTTACGAAGGCGACATCGCCGACGCGGCGCTCGTTACGCGGATCGTCGCCGAACAGGATGTCGGCGCGATCATGCATTTCGCGGGGTCGGTCGTGGTGCCCGAATCGGTGACCAACCCGCTCAAATATTATGACAACAACAGCGCGCGCAGCCGGTCGCTGATCGACACCGCGGTCCACGCCGGGGTGCGCCATTTCATCTTCTCCTCGACCGCCGCGACGTACGGGATCCCCGATACGATTCCGGTGCGCGAAGATGCGCCGCAGCGGCCGATCAACCCCTATGGCATGTCGAAACTGATGACCGAGGCGATGCTCGCCGATGTCGCCTTCGCGCACGACTTCAACTATGCTGCGCTGCGCTATTTCAACGTCGCGGGCGCCGATCCCAAGGCGCGCAGCGGCCAGTCGACCGCCGGCGCGACCCACCTGATCAAGGTCGCGGTCGAGGCGGCGCTCGGCCGCCGCAGCCATGTCGATGTGTTCGGCACCGACTTCGCCACCCCCGACGGCACCGGGGTGCGCGACTATATCCATGTCAGCGACCTTGCCGCGGCGCATCTGCTTGCGCTCGACGCGCTGATCGCCAATCCTCAGGCCAGCCACCAATTGAACTGCGGCTACGGCCGCGGCTTCTCGGTGCTCGAAGTGCTAGACGCGGTCGACCGCGCGACGAATCGCAAGATCGAGCGCCGCCTGGGCGACCGCCGCGCGGGCGATCCCGACGCGCTTATCGCCGACAATGGCGCGATTCGCGGCACCCTCGGTTGGCAGCCGCAGCACGCCGACCTCGACACGATCGTCGCCCACGCGCTGGCGTGGGAGCGCGCGCTGGCCGAACGGCGGCTGGCGGCCTGA
- the ykgO gene encoding type B 50S ribosomal protein L36, translating into MKIRNSLKSLKDRHRDNRVIRRRGRTYVINKTNRRFKARQG; encoded by the coding sequence ATGAAGATTCGCAACAGCCTGAAGTCGCTGAAGGACCGCCACCGGGACAACCGCGTGATCCGCCGTCGCGGCCGGACCTATGTGATCAACAAGACCAACCGCCGCTTCAAGGCGCGCCAGGGCTGA
- the rpoN gene encoding RNA polymerase factor sigma-54: MALGPRLDLRQSQSLVMTPQLQQAIKLLALSNLELDAYLAEALEGNPLLDTASPDSDGAGDEAPEGDATPAEAATLDADQALASDSGATDDLDVDLGAESFHHDSASDSVGLSGDSEGIDFDSFAGEADSLYEHLLAQVGERFSGLEALIAEQLVAMIDEAGYLRADLADLAQRLGVPLALVETVLAGVQCFDPSGVGGRDLAECIAIQAREADRYDPAMATMIAHLDLVAKGAFPQLKRICGVDDEDLADMIRELRGYDPKPGLRFGASVSQTVVPDIYVRHTGKGWAVEINGGTLPRLLVNRRYYTELATGAAAKSKAWLSEQLAGANWLVRALDQRQRTIVKVASAIVKQQEGFFLHGVAHMRPLTLRQVAEEIGMHESTVSRVTSNKYLSCARGLFELKYFFSSGISATEGDGAVSSESIKSRIKAMIEGEDGKAILSDETIAQKLSAEGHDIARRTVVKYREAMGYGSSVQRRRQKALAG; the protein is encoded by the coding sequence GTGGCGCTCGGTCCGCGCCTCGATCTCCGCCAGTCGCAATCGCTGGTGATGACGCCGCAGCTGCAGCAGGCGATCAAGCTGCTGGCGTTGTCGAACCTCGAACTCGACGCCTATCTGGCTGAAGCGCTTGAGGGCAATCCGTTGCTCGACACCGCCTCGCCCGACAGCGATGGCGCAGGGGACGAAGCGCCCGAGGGCGACGCGACGCCTGCCGAGGCCGCGACGCTCGACGCCGACCAGGCGCTCGCGTCCGACAGCGGCGCGACCGACGATCTCGACGTCGATCTGGGCGCGGAAAGTTTCCACCACGACAGCGCGAGCGACAGCGTCGGCCTGTCGGGCGACAGCGAAGGCATCGATTTCGACAGTTTCGCCGGGGAGGCCGACAGCCTTTACGAGCATCTGCTCGCGCAGGTCGGCGAGCGCTTCTCGGGGCTGGAGGCGCTGATCGCCGAACAGCTTGTCGCGATGATCGACGAGGCGGGTTACCTTCGCGCCGACCTCGCCGACCTTGCGCAGCGGCTCGGCGTCCCGCTCGCACTCGTCGAAACCGTGCTCGCGGGGGTGCAGTGCTTCGATCCTTCGGGCGTCGGCGGCCGCGACCTGGCCGAATGCATCGCGATCCAGGCGCGTGAGGCCGATCGTTACGACCCCGCGATGGCGACGATGATCGCGCATCTCGATCTGGTCGCCAAGGGCGCCTTCCCGCAGCTCAAGCGGATCTGCGGCGTCGACGACGAAGATCTCGCCGACATGATCCGCGAGCTGCGCGGTTATGATCCCAAGCCCGGACTGCGCTTCGGCGCCAGCGTGTCGCAGACCGTCGTGCCCGACATCTACGTCCGTCACACCGGCAAGGGCTGGGCGGTCGAGATCAACGGCGGCACCTTGCCGCGCCTGCTCGTCAACCGCCGCTATTACACCGAACTCGCCACCGGCGCTGCGGCGAAGAGCAAGGCGTGGCTGTCCGAGCAGCTCGCGGGCGCCAACTGGCTCGTCCGCGCGCTCGACCAGCGCCAGCGCACGATCGTCAAGGTCGCGAGCGCGATCGTCAAGCAGCAGGAAGGCTTTTTCCTCCACGGCGTCGCGCATATGCGCCCGCTGACCCTGCGCCAGGTCGCCGAGGAAATCGGCATGCACGAATCGACCGTCAGCCGGGTGACCAGCAACAAATACCTCTCCTGCGCGCGCGGGCTGTTCGAACTCAAATATTTCTTTTCGAGCGGCATTTCGGCGACCGAGGGCGACGGCGCGGTGTCGTCCGAATCTATCAAGAGCCGGATCAAGGCGATGATCGAGGGCGAGGACGGCAAGGCGATCCTGTCCGACGAGACGATCGCGCAGAAGCTGTCGGCCGAGGGCCACGACATCGCGCGGCGCACCGTGGTCAAATATCGCGAGGCGATGGGTTATGGCTCGTCGGTGCAAAGGCGGCGGCAAAAGGCTTTGGCGGGGTAG
- a CDS encoding division plane positioning ATPase MipZ, with protein MMTPAPHRIIFANEKGGTGKSTCAVHFAVALASQGWRVAGLDLDPRQRTFHRYLENRRATEKRRDIALPTPHFEVFEGSTIEELDAQVARLSEGADYFVADTPGRDDIFARHLATSADTLVTPINDSFIDFDLIGQVDPESFQVTRPSFYSELIWDTRKARAKTDGRTIDWIILRNRLQHVDAHNMRRVGEALTQLSRRVGFRVIPGLGERVIYRELFPAGLTLLDKAHLGGMGIGHVVARQELREAMAGLNLPARERLHPDGDLFAAA; from the coding sequence ATGATGACTCCCGCGCCGCACCGCATCATCTTTGCCAATGAAAAGGGCGGGACGGGCAAATCGACCTGCGCCGTGCATTTCGCGGTGGCGCTGGCGAGCCAGGGCTGGCGCGTCGCCGGGCTCGACCTCGACCCGCGCCAGCGCACCTTCCACCGCTATCTCGAAAATCGCCGCGCGACCGAAAAGCGGCGCGACATCGCGCTGCCGACCCCCCATTTCGAAGTGTTCGAAGGGTCGACGATCGAGGAACTCGACGCGCAGGTCGCGCGCCTGTCCGAAGGCGCCGACTATTTTGTCGCCGACACCCCGGGCCGCGACGATATCTTCGCGCGCCACCTCGCGACCAGCGCCGACACCCTCGTCACCCCGATCAACGACAGCTTCATCGATTTCGACCTGATCGGGCAGGTCGATCCCGAAAGTTTCCAGGTCACCCGCCCCAGCTTCTATTCGGAGCTGATCTGGGACACCCGCAAGGCGCGCGCCAAGACCGATGGGCGGACGATCGACTGGATCATCCTGCGCAACCGCCTCCAGCATGTCGACGCGCATAATATGCGCCGCGTCGGCGAGGCGCTGACCCAATTGTCACGCCGCGTCGGCTTTCGCGTCATCCCGGGCCTTGGCGAGCGCGTCATCTACCGCGAACTTTTCCCCGCCGGCCTCACCCTGCTCGACAAGGCGCATCTAGGCGGCATGGGGATCGGCCATGTCGTCGCGCGGCAGGAGCTGCGCGAAGCGATGGCAGGGCTTAACCTGCCGGCGCGCGAGCGGCTGCATCCCGACGGCGACCTGTTCGCCGCCGCCTGA
- a CDS encoding HAD family phosphatase produces the protein MIDRCVIFDVGKVLFDWDLRHLFAKLIADEQELEYFVGNIITPGWHFQHDAGRPAAEMVAERKLEYPDHAALIDAYGTRFNETIPGPVSGSLELVERLDAAGVPLFAITNFGHDFWEGFRPTQPVFDRFHDIIVSGTEKLMKPDPAIYRLAIARFGIDPAGALFIDDVAANVAGAESVGIAGHVFRDAETLESELFDRGFFRNEAGFDALMDECCIRFGWCGGIVEDEPSHVDMFIPESGPVAAYQFVDWLFEAEGIDWTNDPDKWGKHREWLKDAFVRHMKSDVVDASALKWNL, from the coding sequence ATGATCGATCGCTGCGTTATCTTCGACGTCGGCAAGGTCCTGTTCGACTGGGATTTGCGGCATCTGTTCGCCAAGCTGATTGCCGACGAGCAGGAACTCGAATATTTCGTCGGCAACATCATCACGCCGGGGTGGCATTTCCAGCACGACGCCGGCCGCCCTGCCGCCGAGATGGTCGCCGAGCGAAAGCTTGAATATCCCGATCACGCCGCGTTGATCGATGCCTATGGCACGCGCTTCAACGAGACGATCCCCGGCCCGGTTTCCGGCAGCCTCGAACTGGTCGAGCGGCTCGATGCCGCGGGGGTGCCGCTGTTCGCGATCACCAATTTCGGGCATGATTTCTGGGAGGGTTTCCGCCCGACCCAACCGGTGTTCGACCGCTTTCACGATATCATCGTCTCGGGCACCGAGAAGCTGATGAAGCCCGACCCCGCGATCTACCGCCTCGCGATCGCGCGATTCGGGATCGATCCGGCGGGTGCGCTGTTCATCGACGATGTCGCGGCGAATGTCGCGGGCGCTGAATCGGTCGGAATCGCGGGGCATGTGTTTCGCGATGCTGAAACACTGGAATCCGAACTTTTTGACCGGGGCTTCTTCAGGAATGAAGCGGGATTCGACGCCTTGATGGATGAATGCTGCATTCGTTTCGGCTGGTGTGGTGGGATCGTCGAGGATGAGCCGTCACACGTTGACATGTTCATCCCCGAAAGCGGGCCGGTTGCCGCCTATCAGTTTGTCGATTGGCTTTTCGAAGCCGAGGGAATCGACTGGACAAACGACCCAGACAAATGGGGGAAGCACAGAGAGTGGCTGAAGGACGCATTCGTCCGACACATGAAGAGCGATGTCGTTGATGCCAGCGCTTTAAAGTGGAATTTATAG
- a CDS encoding sel1 repeat family protein — MANSLKSAQYLIESRLLDAARGDANAYFDLGIAFSTGSGGVDVDLIQAHKWFNLAALGGNKEGQQCRADLSDEMSRDEIAEAQRQARAWLDETARRPAARRFAA, encoded by the coding sequence ATGGCCAACAGTCTGAAGTCTGCGCAATATCTGATCGAAAGCCGCTTGCTCGATGCCGCCCGCGGCGACGCCAATGCCTATTTCGATCTGGGGATCGCCTTTTCGACCGGCAGCGGCGGGGTCGATGTCGACCTGATCCAGGCGCATAAATGGTTCAACCTCGCGGCGCTCGGCGGCAACAAGGAAGGCCAGCAATGCCGCGCCGACCTGTCCGACGAAATGAGCCGCGACGAAATCGCCGAAGCCCAGCGCCAGGCGCGCGCCTGGCTCGACGAAACCGCGCGCCGCCCGGCTGCCCGGCGGTTTGCGGCCTAG
- the panC gene encoding pantoate--beta-alanine ligase yields MQIIRDIATLHRAVDALKRDGKSVALVPTMGALHDGHLSLVRMGKRVADHVVVSIFVNPTQFGPNEDFAAYPRDEARDAALLADEGVALLWAPDVAVMYPAGHSTHIEVAELGGDYCGAARPGHFDGVATVVAKLFNQVRADVAIFGEKDWQQLAIIRRMARDLDFKLDILGAPIARDRDGLAMSSRNAYLSEDQRAAATAFPDALKTAAAAIAGGGDVGAALAAAEAAILAGGFDSVDYVALADADSLERLKVFRAPARLLAAARIGKTRLIDNYPVG; encoded by the coding sequence GTGCAAATCATCCGTGACATCGCCACTTTGCACCGCGCGGTCGACGCCCTGAAACGGGACGGAAAAAGCGTCGCGCTGGTCCCCACCATGGGGGCGCTGCACGACGGACATCTGTCGCTGGTCCGCATGGGCAAGCGTGTCGCCGACCATGTCGTGGTGTCGATCTTCGTCAATCCGACCCAGTTCGGCCCCAACGAGGATTTCGCCGCCTACCCGCGCGACGAGGCGCGCGACGCCGCGCTGCTCGCCGACGAAGGCGTCGCGCTGCTGTGGGCGCCCGACGTCGCGGTCATGTATCCCGCCGGGCACAGCACCCATATCGAGGTTGCCGAACTGGGCGGCGATTATTGCGGCGCGGCGCGGCCGGGGCATTTCGACGGGGTCGCCACCGTCGTCGCCAAATTGTTCAACCAGGTGCGCGCCGATGTCGCGATCTTCGGCGAGAAGGACTGGCAGCAACTGGCGATCATCCGCCGCATGGCGCGCGACCTCGATTTCAAGCTCGACATATTGGGCGCCCCGATCGCGCGCGATCGCGACGGACTCGCGATGTCGTCGCGCAACGCCTATCTCAGCGAAGACCAGCGCGCCGCCGCGACCGCCTTTCCCGATGCGCTGAAAACCGCGGCGGCGGCGATCGCCGGCGGCGGCGATGTCGGCGCGGCGCTGGCCGCCGCCGAAGCGGCGATCCTGGCGGGCGGTTTCGACAGCGTCGATTATGTCGCGCTCGCCGATGCCGACAGCCTTGAAAGATTGAAGGTTTTTCGCGCCCCTGCCCGCCTTCTGGCGGCGGCCCGAATCGGAAAAACGCGGCTGATCGACAATTATCCCGTCGGCTGA
- the pgmG gene encoding phosphoglucomutase/phosphomannomutase PgmG — protein MTQTHVFHPTMLREYDIRGVVGDTLSAADAYAIGRSFATLIRRAGGRSVAVGYDGRLSSPMLAEALIEGINAAGIDALNVGLGPTPMLYYAASTEEVDGGIQITGSHNPPDYNGFKMVFQGRPFYGADIAGIGTMAATGDWDSGEGSSQSIDIVDAYVDRLVEGFAGAAYRIGWDAGNGAAGTVIEKLTARLPGEHFLLFTDIDGHFPNHHPDPTEEKNLADLRKLVAERNLDFGVAFDGDGDRIGAIDGQGRVIWGDQLLQIYAAAVLRDIPGATVIADVKASQALFDRVAELGGQPMMWKTGHSLIKAKMKETGSPLAGEMSGHIFFADRYYGYDDAPYAAIRLIEAATKLGQSVTELRGLMAPMVNTPELRFQVDEVRKFAIVDEVLARLAASGAEVDRTDGARVLTADGWWLLRASNTQDVLVARAEAKDEAALDRLMAAIDEQLALSGVVRGPQAAH, from the coding sequence ATGACCCAGACGCATGTTTTTCACCCGACGATGCTGCGCGAATATGACATCCGCGGGGTCGTCGGCGACACGCTGTCGGCCGCCGACGCCTATGCTATCGGGCGCAGCTTCGCGACGTTGATCCGGCGCGCGGGCGGCAGGTCGGTCGCGGTCGGTTATGACGGCCGCCTGTCGTCGCCAATGCTCGCCGAGGCGCTGATCGAAGGGATCAACGCCGCCGGGATCGATGCGCTGAATGTCGGGCTCGGCCCGACGCCGATGCTCTATTATGCCGCGTCAACCGAAGAGGTGGACGGCGGCATACAGATAACCGGCAGCCACAACCCCCCCGACTATAACGGCTTCAAGATGGTGTTTCAGGGTCGCCCCTTCTACGGCGCCGACATCGCGGGCATCGGGACGATGGCGGCCACGGGCGACTGGGACAGCGGCGAGGGATCGTCGCAGAGCATCGATATCGTCGACGCCTATGTCGATCGGCTGGTCGAGGGCTTCGCCGGCGCCGCCTACCGCATCGGCTGGGACGCCGGTAACGGCGCCGCCGGCACGGTCATCGAGAAATTGACGGCGCGGCTTCCCGGCGAGCATTTCCTGCTGTTTACCGACATCGACGGCCATTTCCCGAACCACCATCCCGATCCCACTGAGGAAAAGAATCTGGCGGACTTGCGCAAGCTCGTCGCCGAGAGGAATCTCGATTTCGGCGTCGCTTTCGATGGAGATGGCGATCGCATTGGCGCGATCGACGGGCAGGGCCGGGTGATCTGGGGCGACCAGCTGCTGCAAATCTATGCCGCGGCGGTGCTCCGGGATATTCCGGGCGCCACGGTGATCGCCGACGTGAAGGCCAGCCAGGCCTTGTTCGACCGCGTCGCCGAATTGGGCGGTCAGCCGATGATGTGGAAAACCGGCCACAGCCTGATCAAGGCGAAGATGAAGGAAACCGGCAGTCCGCTCGCGGGTGAGATGAGCGGCCATATCTTCTTCGCCGACCGCTATTATGGCTATGACGACGCGCCTTACGCGGCGATCCGCCTGATCGAGGCCGCGACCAAGCTCGGGCAGAGCGTCACCGAATTGCGTGGGCTCATGGCGCCGATGGTCAACACGCCGGAGTTGCGCTTCCAGGTCGATGAGGTGCGCAAGTTCGCCATTGTGGATGAGGTTCTCGCCCGCCTCGCGGCATCGGGGGCCGAAGTCGACCGCACCGATGGCGCGCGCGTGCTCACCGCCGACGGTTGGTGGCTGCTCCGGGCGTCGAACACGCAGGACGTGCTCGTCGCGCGCGCCGAGGCGAAGGACGAGGCGGCGCTCGACCGGCTGATGGCCGCGATCGACGAACAACTCGCGTTGTCGGGCGTCGTGCGCGGACCGCAGGCCGCGCACTGA
- the lptB gene encoding LPS export ABC transporter ATP-binding protein, whose product MTDDSTLATPPASGDHGVSEHTAHVQEEAAAGNGLAVVSIAKSYDKRVVLSDVSLSVGKGEVVGLLGPNGAGKTTCFYSIMGLVKPDAGRIMLDGADITALPMYRRAILGLGYLPQETSIFRGMTVEQNISAVLELSEPDRVSRERRLEELLDEFGLTRLRSAAAMALSGGERRRAEIARALAANPSIMLLDEPFAGIDPLSISDIRDLVADLKTRGIGVLITDHNVRETLDLVDRACIIYDGKVLLAGSPAELVADPEVRRLYLGEGFSL is encoded by the coding sequence ATGACCGACGACTCTACCCTCGCGACCCCGCCAGCCAGCGGCGATCATGGCGTTTCCGAACACACCGCGCATGTCCAGGAAGAGGCGGCGGCGGGCAACGGGCTCGCGGTCGTCTCGATCGCCAAAAGCTATGACAAGCGCGTCGTGCTCTCCGACGTCTCGCTCTCGGTCGGCAAGGGCGAGGTCGTGGGTCTGCTCGGGCCGAACGGCGCCGGCAAGACGACCTGCTTCTATTCGATCATGGGGCTGGTGAAGCCCGACGCGGGACGCATCATGCTCGACGGCGCCGACATCACCGCGCTGCCGATGTACCGCCGCGCGATCCTCGGTCTCGGCTATCTTCCGCAGGAAACCTCGATCTTTCGCGGCATGACGGTGGAACAGAATATCAGTGCGGTGCTCGAACTCAGCGAGCCCGACCGCGTGTCGCGCGAACGCCGGCTCGAGGAATTGCTCGACGAATTCGGCCTGACCCGGCTGCGCAGCGCCGCCGCGATGGCGCTGTCGGGCGGCGAACGCCGCCGCGCCGAAATCGCGCGGGCGCTGGCCGCGAACCCGTCGATCATGCTGCTCGACGAACCGTTCGCGGGCATCGATCCGCTGTCGATTTCGGACATTCGCGACCTTGTCGCCGACCTCAAGACGCGCGGCATCGGGGTGCTGATCACCGACCACAACGTCCGCGAAACGCTCGACCTCGTCGATCGCGCCTGTATCATCTACGACGGCAAGGTGCTGCTCGCCGGGTCGCCCGCCGAACTCGTCGCCGACCCCGAGGTGCGCCGCCTCTACCTCGGCGAGGGTTTCTCCCTGTGA